A DNA window from Hevea brasiliensis isolate MT/VB/25A 57/8 chromosome 2, ASM3005281v1, whole genome shotgun sequence contains the following coding sequences:
- the LOC110669942 gene encoding transcription factor SPATULA isoform X3 produces MADLCGTDPSPAPEPEEISSFLHHLLHNSSSSSSSKFMHLALSSSPPPHPLPPPAAVETSPPAVLLFGRSQDCRVDGVNFSDPGDYFVKESAENAVSSVISKRRGVSVENDIGDVSCNSEKGADVSEVPSETVQPRSSSKRSRAAEVHNLSEKRRRSRINEKMKALQNLIPNSNKTDKASMLDEAIEYLKQLQLQVQMLTMRNGLSLHPMCLPGVRQPMQLPMTGLNFDEVNGLLNTNAATEISYGFEPLIQVHYEPFNLYTSSKGRHSTSTIRYKSNSEEHFIQCVLVKILLLDAGSTKLCDQALLCPPFSSIAYKVQMVHENADILHVIRLFML; encoded by the exons ATGGCCGATCTGTGTGGAACTGATCCTTCTCCGGCTCCGGAGCCTGAAGAAATTTCCTCCTTCCTTCACCACCTCCTTCAcaattcttcctcttcttcttcttctaaattCATGCATCTTGCTCTttcttcttctcctcctcctcACCCGCTGCCGCCGCCGGCGGCTGTGGAGACTTCACCCCCGGCTGTATTGTTGTTCGGCCGCTCCCAAGATTGCCGAGTCGATGGCGTCAATTTCTCTGATCCTGGCGATTATTTCGTCAAAGAGAGTGCGGAAAATGCTGTCTCTTCGGTCATTTCAAAGAGGAGGGGAGTCTCTGTGGAGAATGATATAGGTGACGTAAGCTGCAATAGCGAG AAGGGCGCAGATGTTTCAGAGGTGCCATCGGAAACAGTGCAGCCTAGAAGCTCCTCGAAGAGGAGCAGAGCTGCAGAGGTTCATAACTTATCTGAAAAG AGGAGAAGGAGCAGGATTAATGAGAAAATGAAGGCGTTGCAAAATCTTATTCCAAATTCTAATAAG ACTGATAAAGCTTCAATGCTGGATGAGGCGATTGAATACTTGAAGCAGCTTCAGCTTCAAGTACAG ATGTTAACAAtgagaaatggattgagtttgcatCCCATGTGCTTACCAGGAGTTCGACAGCCTATGCAACTGCCCATGACAGGATTGAACTTTGATGAAGTAAATGGACTGCTAAATACGAATGCAGCAACAG AAATCTCTTATGGTTTTGAGCCACTTATTCAGGTTCATTATGAACCCTTCAATCTCTACACATCTTCAAAG GGAAGGCACAGCACAAGCACCATTAGATACAAATCAAACAGTGAAGAGCACTTCATCCAGTGTGTCCTAGTTAAGATCTTACTCTTAGATGCAGGATCAACAAAACTTTGCGACCAAGCCCTTCTTTGCCCCCCTTTTTCCTCGATTGCATATAAGGTGCAAATGGTCCATGAAAATGCTGACATTTTACACGTCATCAGGTTATTTATGTTGTAA
- the LOC110669942 gene encoding transcription factor SPATULA isoform X1 codes for MADLCGTDPSPAPEPEEISSFLHHLLHNSSSSSSSKFMHLALSSSPPPHPLPPPAAVETSPPAVLLFGRSQDCRVDGVNFSDPGDYFVKESAENAVSSVISKRRGVSVENDIGDVSCNSEKGADVSEVPSETVQPRSSSKRSRAAEVHNLSEKRRRSRINEKMKALQNLIPNSNKTDKASMLDEAIEYLKQLQLQVQMLTMRNGLSLHPMCLPGVRQPMQLPMTGLNFDEVNGLLNTNAATGIFSENDENSAQTALSLPNRCTVSNRPNFLTSATNIASAEISYGFEPLIQVHYEPFNLYTSSKGRHSTSTIRYKSNSEEHFIQCVLVKILLLDAGSTKLCDQALLCPPFSSIAYKVQMVHENADILHVIRLFML; via the exons ATGGCCGATCTGTGTGGAACTGATCCTTCTCCGGCTCCGGAGCCTGAAGAAATTTCCTCCTTCCTTCACCACCTCCTTCAcaattcttcctcttcttcttcttctaaattCATGCATCTTGCTCTttcttcttctcctcctcctcACCCGCTGCCGCCGCCGGCGGCTGTGGAGACTTCACCCCCGGCTGTATTGTTGTTCGGCCGCTCCCAAGATTGCCGAGTCGATGGCGTCAATTTCTCTGATCCTGGCGATTATTTCGTCAAAGAGAGTGCGGAAAATGCTGTCTCTTCGGTCATTTCAAAGAGGAGGGGAGTCTCTGTGGAGAATGATATAGGTGACGTAAGCTGCAATAGCGAG AAGGGCGCAGATGTTTCAGAGGTGCCATCGGAAACAGTGCAGCCTAGAAGCTCCTCGAAGAGGAGCAGAGCTGCAGAGGTTCATAACTTATCTGAAAAG AGGAGAAGGAGCAGGATTAATGAGAAAATGAAGGCGTTGCAAAATCTTATTCCAAATTCTAATAAG ACTGATAAAGCTTCAATGCTGGATGAGGCGATTGAATACTTGAAGCAGCTTCAGCTTCAAGTACAG ATGTTAACAAtgagaaatggattgagtttgcatCCCATGTGCTTACCAGGAGTTCGACAGCCTATGCAACTGCCCATGACAGGATTGAACTTTGATGAAGTAAATGGACTGCTAAATACGAATGCAGCAACAGGTATATTTTCTGAGAATGATGAAAACTCAGCGCAAACAGCTCTTAGTCTTCCCAATAGGTGCACTGTGTCAAATCGGCCAAATTTTCTGACTTCAGCAACAAACATTGCCTCTGCAGAAATCTCTTATGGTTTTGAGCCACTTATTCAGGTTCATTATGAACCCTTCAATCTCTACACATCTTCAAAG GGAAGGCACAGCACAAGCACCATTAGATACAAATCAAACAGTGAAGAGCACTTCATCCAGTGTGTCCTAGTTAAGATCTTACTCTTAGATGCAGGATCAACAAAACTTTGCGACCAAGCCCTTCTTTGCCCCCCTTTTTCCTCGATTGCATATAAGGTGCAAATGGTCCATGAAAATGCTGACATTTTACACGTCATCAGGTTATTTATGTTGTAA
- the LOC110669942 gene encoding transcription factor SPATULA isoform X2 — protein sequence MADLCGTDPSPAPEPEEISSFLHHLLHNSSSSSSSKFMHLALSSSPPPHPLPPPAAVETSPPAVLLFGRSQDCRVDGVNFSDPGDYFVKESAENAVSSVISKRRGVSVENDIGDVSCNSEGADVSEVPSETVQPRSSSKRSRAAEVHNLSEKRRRSRINEKMKALQNLIPNSNKTDKASMLDEAIEYLKQLQLQVQMLTMRNGLSLHPMCLPGVRQPMQLPMTGLNFDEVNGLLNTNAATGIFSENDENSAQTALSLPNRCTVSNRPNFLTSATNIASAEISYGFEPLIQVHYEPFNLYTSSKGRHSTSTIRYKSNSEEHFIQCVLVKILLLDAGSTKLCDQALLCPPFSSIAYKVQMVHENADILHVIRLFML from the exons ATGGCCGATCTGTGTGGAACTGATCCTTCTCCGGCTCCGGAGCCTGAAGAAATTTCCTCCTTCCTTCACCACCTCCTTCAcaattcttcctcttcttcttcttctaaattCATGCATCTTGCTCTttcttcttctcctcctcctcACCCGCTGCCGCCGCCGGCGGCTGTGGAGACTTCACCCCCGGCTGTATTGTTGTTCGGCCGCTCCCAAGATTGCCGAGTCGATGGCGTCAATTTCTCTGATCCTGGCGATTATTTCGTCAAAGAGAGTGCGGAAAATGCTGTCTCTTCGGTCATTTCAAAGAGGAGGGGAGTCTCTGTGGAGAATGATATAGGTGACGTAAGCTGCAATAGCGAG GGCGCAGATGTTTCAGAGGTGCCATCGGAAACAGTGCAGCCTAGAAGCTCCTCGAAGAGGAGCAGAGCTGCAGAGGTTCATAACTTATCTGAAAAG AGGAGAAGGAGCAGGATTAATGAGAAAATGAAGGCGTTGCAAAATCTTATTCCAAATTCTAATAAG ACTGATAAAGCTTCAATGCTGGATGAGGCGATTGAATACTTGAAGCAGCTTCAGCTTCAAGTACAG ATGTTAACAAtgagaaatggattgagtttgcatCCCATGTGCTTACCAGGAGTTCGACAGCCTATGCAACTGCCCATGACAGGATTGAACTTTGATGAAGTAAATGGACTGCTAAATACGAATGCAGCAACAGGTATATTTTCTGAGAATGATGAAAACTCAGCGCAAACAGCTCTTAGTCTTCCCAATAGGTGCACTGTGTCAAATCGGCCAAATTTTCTGACTTCAGCAACAAACATTGCCTCTGCAGAAATCTCTTATGGTTTTGAGCCACTTATTCAGGTTCATTATGAACCCTTCAATCTCTACACATCTTCAAAG GGAAGGCACAGCACAAGCACCATTAGATACAAATCAAACAGTGAAGAGCACTTCATCCAGTGTGTCCTAGTTAAGATCTTACTCTTAGATGCAGGATCAACAAAACTTTGCGACCAAGCCCTTCTTTGCCCCCCTTTTTCCTCGATTGCATATAAGGTGCAAATGGTCCATGAAAATGCTGACATTTTACACGTCATCAGGTTATTTATGTTGTAA
- the LOC110669942 gene encoding transcription factor SPATULA isoform X6 → MADLCGTDPSPAPEPEEISSFLHHLLHNSSSSSSSKFMHLALSSSPPPHPLPPPAAVETSPPAVLLFGRSQDCRVDGVNFSDPGDYFVKESAENAVSSVISKRRGVSVENDIGDVSCNSEKGADVSEVPSETVQPRSSSKRSRAAEVHNLSEKRRRSRINEKMKALQNLIPNSNKTDKASMLDEAIEYLKQLQLQVQMLTMRNGLSLHPMCLPGVRQPMQLPMTGLNFDEVNGLLNTNAATEISYGFEPLIQVHYEPFNLYTSSKEICREGTAQAPLDTNQTVKSTSSSVS, encoded by the exons ATGGCCGATCTGTGTGGAACTGATCCTTCTCCGGCTCCGGAGCCTGAAGAAATTTCCTCCTTCCTTCACCACCTCCTTCAcaattcttcctcttcttcttcttctaaattCATGCATCTTGCTCTttcttcttctcctcctcctcACCCGCTGCCGCCGCCGGCGGCTGTGGAGACTTCACCCCCGGCTGTATTGTTGTTCGGCCGCTCCCAAGATTGCCGAGTCGATGGCGTCAATTTCTCTGATCCTGGCGATTATTTCGTCAAAGAGAGTGCGGAAAATGCTGTCTCTTCGGTCATTTCAAAGAGGAGGGGAGTCTCTGTGGAGAATGATATAGGTGACGTAAGCTGCAATAGCGAG AAGGGCGCAGATGTTTCAGAGGTGCCATCGGAAACAGTGCAGCCTAGAAGCTCCTCGAAGAGGAGCAGAGCTGCAGAGGTTCATAACTTATCTGAAAAG AGGAGAAGGAGCAGGATTAATGAGAAAATGAAGGCGTTGCAAAATCTTATTCCAAATTCTAATAAG ACTGATAAAGCTTCAATGCTGGATGAGGCGATTGAATACTTGAAGCAGCTTCAGCTTCAAGTACAG ATGTTAACAAtgagaaatggattgagtttgcatCCCATGTGCTTACCAGGAGTTCGACAGCCTATGCAACTGCCCATGACAGGATTGAACTTTGATGAAGTAAATGGACTGCTAAATACGAATGCAGCAACAG AAATCTCTTATGGTTTTGAGCCACTTATTCAGGTTCATTATGAACCCTTCAATCTCTACACATCTTCAAAG GAAATCTGCAGGGAAGGCACAGCACAAGCACCATTAGATACAAATCAAACAGTGAAGAGCACTTCATCCAGTGTGTCCTAG
- the LOC110669942 gene encoding transcription factor SPATULA isoform X7 — MADLCGTDPSPAPEPEEISSFLHHLLHNSSSSSSSKFMHLALSSSPPPHPLPPPAAVETSPPAVLLFGRSQDCRVDGVNFSDPGDYFVKESAENAVSSVISKRRGVSVENDIGDVSCNSEGADVSEVPSETVQPRSSSKRSRAAEVHNLSEKRRRSRINEKMKALQNLIPNSNKTDKASMLDEAIEYLKQLQLQVQMLTMRNGLSLHPMCLPGVRQPMQLPMTGLNFDEVNGLLNTNAATEISYGFEPLIQVHYEPFNLYTSSKEICREGTAQAPLDTNQTVKSTSSSVS, encoded by the exons ATGGCCGATCTGTGTGGAACTGATCCTTCTCCGGCTCCGGAGCCTGAAGAAATTTCCTCCTTCCTTCACCACCTCCTTCAcaattcttcctcttcttcttcttctaaattCATGCATCTTGCTCTttcttcttctcctcctcctcACCCGCTGCCGCCGCCGGCGGCTGTGGAGACTTCACCCCCGGCTGTATTGTTGTTCGGCCGCTCCCAAGATTGCCGAGTCGATGGCGTCAATTTCTCTGATCCTGGCGATTATTTCGTCAAAGAGAGTGCGGAAAATGCTGTCTCTTCGGTCATTTCAAAGAGGAGGGGAGTCTCTGTGGAGAATGATATAGGTGACGTAAGCTGCAATAGCGAG GGCGCAGATGTTTCAGAGGTGCCATCGGAAACAGTGCAGCCTAGAAGCTCCTCGAAGAGGAGCAGAGCTGCAGAGGTTCATAACTTATCTGAAAAG AGGAGAAGGAGCAGGATTAATGAGAAAATGAAGGCGTTGCAAAATCTTATTCCAAATTCTAATAAG ACTGATAAAGCTTCAATGCTGGATGAGGCGATTGAATACTTGAAGCAGCTTCAGCTTCAAGTACAG ATGTTAACAAtgagaaatggattgagtttgcatCCCATGTGCTTACCAGGAGTTCGACAGCCTATGCAACTGCCCATGACAGGATTGAACTTTGATGAAGTAAATGGACTGCTAAATACGAATGCAGCAACAG AAATCTCTTATGGTTTTGAGCCACTTATTCAGGTTCATTATGAACCCTTCAATCTCTACACATCTTCAAAG GAAATCTGCAGGGAAGGCACAGCACAAGCACCATTAGATACAAATCAAACAGTGAAGAGCACTTCATCCAGTGTGTCCTAG
- the LOC110669942 gene encoding transcription factor SPATULA isoform X8: MADLCGTDPSPAPEPEEISSFLHHLLHNSSSSSSSKFMHLALSSSPPPHPLPPPAAVETSPPAVLLFGRSQDCRVDGVNFSDPGDYFVKESAENAVSSVISKRRGVSVENDIGDVSCNSEKGADVSEVPSETVQPRSSSKRSRAAEVHNLSEKRRRSRINEKMKALQNLIPNSNKTDKASMLDEAIEYLKQLQLQVQMLTMRNGLSLHPMCLPGVRQPMQLPMTGLNFDEVNGLLNTNAATEISYGFEPLIQEICREGTAQAPLDTNQTVKSTSSSVS; this comes from the exons ATGGCCGATCTGTGTGGAACTGATCCTTCTCCGGCTCCGGAGCCTGAAGAAATTTCCTCCTTCCTTCACCACCTCCTTCAcaattcttcctcttcttcttcttctaaattCATGCATCTTGCTCTttcttcttctcctcctcctcACCCGCTGCCGCCGCCGGCGGCTGTGGAGACTTCACCCCCGGCTGTATTGTTGTTCGGCCGCTCCCAAGATTGCCGAGTCGATGGCGTCAATTTCTCTGATCCTGGCGATTATTTCGTCAAAGAGAGTGCGGAAAATGCTGTCTCTTCGGTCATTTCAAAGAGGAGGGGAGTCTCTGTGGAGAATGATATAGGTGACGTAAGCTGCAATAGCGAG AAGGGCGCAGATGTTTCAGAGGTGCCATCGGAAACAGTGCAGCCTAGAAGCTCCTCGAAGAGGAGCAGAGCTGCAGAGGTTCATAACTTATCTGAAAAG AGGAGAAGGAGCAGGATTAATGAGAAAATGAAGGCGTTGCAAAATCTTATTCCAAATTCTAATAAG ACTGATAAAGCTTCAATGCTGGATGAGGCGATTGAATACTTGAAGCAGCTTCAGCTTCAAGTACAG ATGTTAACAAtgagaaatggattgagtttgcatCCCATGTGCTTACCAGGAGTTCGACAGCCTATGCAACTGCCCATGACAGGATTGAACTTTGATGAAGTAAATGGACTGCTAAATACGAATGCAGCAACAG AAATCTCTTATGGTTTTGAGCCACTTATTCAG GAAATCTGCAGGGAAGGCACAGCACAAGCACCATTAGATACAAATCAAACAGTGAAGAGCACTTCATCCAGTGTGTCCTAG
- the LOC110669942 gene encoding transcription factor SPATULA isoform X5, protein MADLCGTDPSPAPEPEEISSFLHHLLHNSSSSSSSKFMHLALSSSPPPHPLPPPAAVETSPPAVLLFGRSQDCRVDGVNFSDPGDYFVKESAENAVSSVISKRRGVSVENDIGDVSCNSEKGADVSEVPSETVQPRSSSKRSRAAEVHNLSEKRRRSRINEKMKALQNLIPNSNKTDKASMLDEAIEYLKQLQLQVQMLTMRNGLSLHPMCLPGVRQPMQLPMTGLNFDEVNGLLNTNAATGIFSENDENSAQTALSLPNRCTVSNRPNFLTSATNIASAEISYGFEPLIQEICREGTAQAPLDTNQTVKSTSSSVS, encoded by the exons ATGGCCGATCTGTGTGGAACTGATCCTTCTCCGGCTCCGGAGCCTGAAGAAATTTCCTCCTTCCTTCACCACCTCCTTCAcaattcttcctcttcttcttcttctaaattCATGCATCTTGCTCTttcttcttctcctcctcctcACCCGCTGCCGCCGCCGGCGGCTGTGGAGACTTCACCCCCGGCTGTATTGTTGTTCGGCCGCTCCCAAGATTGCCGAGTCGATGGCGTCAATTTCTCTGATCCTGGCGATTATTTCGTCAAAGAGAGTGCGGAAAATGCTGTCTCTTCGGTCATTTCAAAGAGGAGGGGAGTCTCTGTGGAGAATGATATAGGTGACGTAAGCTGCAATAGCGAG AAGGGCGCAGATGTTTCAGAGGTGCCATCGGAAACAGTGCAGCCTAGAAGCTCCTCGAAGAGGAGCAGAGCTGCAGAGGTTCATAACTTATCTGAAAAG AGGAGAAGGAGCAGGATTAATGAGAAAATGAAGGCGTTGCAAAATCTTATTCCAAATTCTAATAAG ACTGATAAAGCTTCAATGCTGGATGAGGCGATTGAATACTTGAAGCAGCTTCAGCTTCAAGTACAG ATGTTAACAAtgagaaatggattgagtttgcatCCCATGTGCTTACCAGGAGTTCGACAGCCTATGCAACTGCCCATGACAGGATTGAACTTTGATGAAGTAAATGGACTGCTAAATACGAATGCAGCAACAGGTATATTTTCTGAGAATGATGAAAACTCAGCGCAAACAGCTCTTAGTCTTCCCAATAGGTGCACTGTGTCAAATCGGCCAAATTTTCTGACTTCAGCAACAAACATTGCCTCTGCAGAAATCTCTTATGGTTTTGAGCCACTTATTCAG GAAATCTGCAGGGAAGGCACAGCACAAGCACCATTAGATACAAATCAAACAGTGAAGAGCACTTCATCCAGTGTGTCCTAG
- the LOC110669942 gene encoding transcription factor SPATULA isoform X4, whose amino-acid sequence MADLCGTDPSPAPEPEEISSFLHHLLHNSSSSSSSKFMHLALSSSPPPHPLPPPAAVETSPPAVLLFGRSQDCRVDGVNFSDPGDYFVKESAENAVSSVISKRRGVSVENDIGDVSCNSEKGADVSEVPSETVQPRSSSKRSRAAEVHNLSEKRRRSRINEKMKALQNLIPNSNKTDKASMLDEAIEYLKQLQLQVQMLTMRNGLSLHPMCLPGVRQPMQLPMTGLNFDEVNGLLNTNAATGIFSENDENSAQTALSLPNRCTVSNRPNFLTSATNIASAEISYGFEPLIQVHYEPFNLYTSSKEICREGTAQAPLDTNQTVKSTSSSVS is encoded by the exons ATGGCCGATCTGTGTGGAACTGATCCTTCTCCGGCTCCGGAGCCTGAAGAAATTTCCTCCTTCCTTCACCACCTCCTTCAcaattcttcctcttcttcttcttctaaattCATGCATCTTGCTCTttcttcttctcctcctcctcACCCGCTGCCGCCGCCGGCGGCTGTGGAGACTTCACCCCCGGCTGTATTGTTGTTCGGCCGCTCCCAAGATTGCCGAGTCGATGGCGTCAATTTCTCTGATCCTGGCGATTATTTCGTCAAAGAGAGTGCGGAAAATGCTGTCTCTTCGGTCATTTCAAAGAGGAGGGGAGTCTCTGTGGAGAATGATATAGGTGACGTAAGCTGCAATAGCGAG AAGGGCGCAGATGTTTCAGAGGTGCCATCGGAAACAGTGCAGCCTAGAAGCTCCTCGAAGAGGAGCAGAGCTGCAGAGGTTCATAACTTATCTGAAAAG AGGAGAAGGAGCAGGATTAATGAGAAAATGAAGGCGTTGCAAAATCTTATTCCAAATTCTAATAAG ACTGATAAAGCTTCAATGCTGGATGAGGCGATTGAATACTTGAAGCAGCTTCAGCTTCAAGTACAG ATGTTAACAAtgagaaatggattgagtttgcatCCCATGTGCTTACCAGGAGTTCGACAGCCTATGCAACTGCCCATGACAGGATTGAACTTTGATGAAGTAAATGGACTGCTAAATACGAATGCAGCAACAGGTATATTTTCTGAGAATGATGAAAACTCAGCGCAAACAGCTCTTAGTCTTCCCAATAGGTGCACTGTGTCAAATCGGCCAAATTTTCTGACTTCAGCAACAAACATTGCCTCTGCAGAAATCTCTTATGGTTTTGAGCCACTTATTCAGGTTCATTATGAACCCTTCAATCTCTACACATCTTCAAAG GAAATCTGCAGGGAAGGCACAGCACAAGCACCATTAGATACAAATCAAACAGTGAAGAGCACTTCATCCAGTGTGTCCTAG